Proteins found in one Zea mays cultivar B73 chromosome 1, Zm-B73-REFERENCE-NAM-5.0, whole genome shotgun sequence genomic segment:
- the LOC100304296 gene encoding Protein spotted leaf 11, with the protein MAGVSGRGAAERVAAAVEAVGSGGWEFRNAYRRQLLALSRRIRLLGPFVEELREVPCVPAVEPERALAVLADALEEALDLLQLGRDGSRIFLVLDRDKVMKKFHESIVQLEQALCDFSYDKLDISDEVREQVELVHVQLKRAKERVDMPDDEFYNELLSLYNKSHDPSAELDILGRLSEKLHLTTITDLTQESLALHEMVASGGGNDPGEHIEKMSMLLKKIKDFVQTQNPEMGPPMTTKLMDPNGEPRPRNIPDEFRCPISLELMKDPVIVATGQTYERAFIEKWLASGHQTCPNTQQRMPNTTLTPNYVLRSLIAQWCEANGIDPPKRSTQPDKPTSSCSSSERANIDALLSKLCSADPEEQRSAAAELRLLAKRNANNRICIAEAGAIPLLLSLLSSSNLQTQEHAVTALLNLSIHEDNKTSIISSGAVPGIVHVLKNGSMEARENAAATLFSLSVVDEYKVTIGGTGAIPALVVLLSEGSQRGKKDAAAALFNLCIYQGNKGRAIRAGLVPLIMGLVTNPTGALLDEAMAILSILSSHPEGKAAIGAAEPVPVLVEMIGSGSPRNRENAAAVMLHLSVQSVHLARAQECGIMVPLRDLALNGTERGRRKAVQLLERMSRFLVRQQEGISSHEQMLDELERQLDAFGPGVTEADILEQSGLL; encoded by the exons ATGGCCGGCGTCAGCGGCCGCGGGGCCGCGGAGAGGGTGGCCGCCGCCGTGGAGGCGGTGGGATCCGGTGGCTGGGAGTTCCGAAACGCGTACAGGCGCCAGCTGCTCGCGCTGTCGCGGCGGATCCGGCTCCTTGGCCCCTTTGTCGAGGAGCTCCGGGAGGTACCCTGTGTACCCGCGGTGGAACCGGAGCGGGCGCTGGCGGTGCTCGCCGACGCGCTGGAGGAGGCGCTCGACCTGCTCCAGCTCGGCCGCGACGGGAGCAGGATATTCCTG GTCCTTGATAGGGATAAAGTAATGAAGAAGTTTCATGAATCAATTGTTCAGCTGGAGCAAGCTTTGTGTGATTTTTCATATGATAAATTGGACATATCTGATGAAGTTAGAGAGCAG GTTGAGTTAGTGCATGTACAGCTCAAAAGAGCCAAAGAACGGGTTGACATGCCTGATGATGAGTTCTACAATGAATTACTTTCACTGTATAACAAGAGCCACGACCCAAGTGCTGAATTGGATATCCTTGGAAGATTGTCAGAAAAGCTGCACCTGACGACCATCACCGATCTCACACAAGAATCGCTTGCTTTGCATGAGATGGTGGCATCCGGTGGCGGTAATGATCCTGGAGAACACATTGAAAAAATGTCGATGCTACTGAAGAAGATCAAGGACTTTGTGCAAACTCAGAACCCTGAAATGGGCCCGCCGATGACTACCAAGCTAATGGATCCCAATGGGGAGCCAAGACCCAGAAACATCCCTGATGAGTTCCGGTGTCCAATTTCTCTTGAGCTGATGAAAGACCCCGTTATTGTTGCTACTGGCCAG ACATATGAGCGGGCATTCATCGAGAAATGGCTAGCTTCTGGGCACCAGACTTGTCCAAATACTCAACAGAGGATGCCAAACACAACACTGACACCAAACTATGTTCTTAGAAGCCTTATTGCACAGTGGTGCGAGGCCAACGGGATCGATCCACCGAAGCGCTCGACGCAGCCTGACAAACCTACATCTTCGTGCTCTTCGAGCGAACGTGCTAACATCGACGCTCTTCTCTCCAAGTTATGCTCCGCAGATCCTGAGGAACAGAGATCAGCTGCTGCGGAGCTCCGGCTCCTGGCAAAGCGGAATGCAAACAATCGTATCTGCATTGCCGAGGCTGGTGCCATTCCCTTACTATTGAGTCTCCTGTCGTCATCTAATCTGCAGACCCAGGAACATGCTGTGACTGCACTTCTGAACCTCTCTATACACGAAGATAACAAGACGAGCATCATATCATCCGGTGCCGTCCCGGGCATAGTTCATGTCTTGAAGAATGGAAGCATGGAGGCACGGGAGAATGCCGCAGCCACCCTTTTCAGCCTGTCTGTGGTCGATGAATACAAGGTAACAATCGGAGGAACAGGAGCCATCCCCGCTCTTGTAGTTTTGCTGAGTGAGGGCAGCCAACGCGGGAAGAAGGATGCAGCAGCCGCCCTGTTCAACCTGTGTATCTACCAGGGGAACAAGGGCCGTGCCATACGAGCTGGCCTGGTGCCACTCATCATGGGGCTCGTGACGAACCCCACCGGAGCTCTGTTGGACGAGGCCATGGCGATACTCTCGATACTGTCCAGTCACCCCGAGGGCAAGGCCGCGATTGGGGCGGCCGAGCCCGTCCCCGTGCTTGTGGAGATGATCGGAAGCGGGTCGCCGAGGAACAGAGAGAATGCTGCGGCTGTGATGCTGCATCTGTCCGTGCAGTCCGTGCATCTAGCCCGGGCGCAGGAGTGCGGCATCATGGTCCCGCTACGGGACCTGGCCCTGAATGGCACGGAGAGGGGGAGGAGAAAGGCGGTGCAGCTCCTTGAGCGAATGAGCAGATTCCTGGTTCGGCAACAAGAGGGTATCAGCTCCCATGAGCAGATGTTGGACGAGCTCGAACGTCAACTTGATGCCTTCGGACCTGGTGTTACAGAGGCCGATATCCTTGAACAATCGGGACTTCTTTAA